The following proteins are encoded in a genomic region of Tachysurus fulvidraco isolate hzauxx_2018 chromosome 22, HZAU_PFXX_2.0, whole genome shotgun sequence:
- the LOC113640078 gene encoding rho guanine nucleotide exchange factor 28-like isoform X4 — protein sequence MELSRREVPLYGQARVFVLIPSQAESEEIFVVLEGSSLTHVLQTKVHILTYFITPGHNQQETVCVRAYTHARGVLRYVGVSFLKYVVDDAQEMAEYFVNKSNQCTPIEYSDLIGRYGLSDSGVRTEMDKKVVLALANLQTNHNLLSHTHESLLHVCVRLGFVHVCEFLLSQPGALMVINLANKEGDTPLQLARRTNQHTLVHLLTHPPNPLITPLAGVSHIHINSSQLLRFIHAFGVMSLSVCVSECLSTPQLHSAILLLRQCAGNSALIHKITSLCGHIQCRSGQESLTSEDLQSRESPHTAITHTDIISFCSDPEDEELLLSISSDGSDIDGAVFNLKSTDMQTVPLKSTTLSMLLCSSSHSSPSLLSNCHKNFTSHRRRSNSEGCGHEMVMRKSWSVIGHCVSSSSTPCKVTVPAPLDYSAESWSAAVGFEFSHTTDRKTVKRQEVIYELMQTEFHHVQTLTVMNDVLRRGLLEEVQLEQDVIGQIFPCLDDLITLHRNFLKEMESRQRSSTHLSNSKNFIIYRIGDILLQQFSGPSAGHMMALYGDFCSKQSEALKMYKQLQQSNRKLQLYLRQQSTNSVIKRREIPEFLLLVTQRITKYPILLERLLQHTNGAGVEHDDVMAALEGVRCVISGVEQHVAKIQRARELEDIISRVDNKSFTRLKNGEIYSKHTLSHTPHTLTHSATLSCRTTSGRLRDVFALLLSDVLIFLQEKEQKFIFAALEQKPAVVHLRALILREIANQDRGLFVISSDATEPEMYEIHTHNREERDKWITLLQHTTDSLSANELKNNEEMNYKNIKTLQEALWSLDVQVYAVLEEKLRVCVGTVTHQHLLIQTHTHTPCGTTLLTTAQAEVVNLLVCMMSLLFGYHEFVQHAKDLSKKHLKQKEPLILKVVDRVRSLTQILYSLQAAVILQDSAYEVQKILIVEEETLQPDNDGKVDERSLWNWNVEQRDSDHSEEMNRVKTEKEELEVELHQWEERSQALREEEAEVEQERRRIQQEEKRIRKERERMQRKLHLSQLNSTNCQHSLSIIPLDK from the exons ATGGAGCTGAGCAGGAGAGAAGTTCCACTTTAT GGCCAGGCAAGAGTCTTTGTGTTAATTCCATCACAAGCAGAATCAGAGGAAATATTTGTGGTTTTAGAAGGTTCAAGTTTAACCCATGTTCTACAGACTAAAGTACACATACTGACCTACTTCATCACTCCAG GCCATAACCAACaggagacagtgtgtgtaagagcaTACACACATGCTAGAGGTGTGCTGCGGTATGTTGGTGTCTCATTTCTGAAGTATGTTGTGGACGATGCACAGGAGATGGCTGAGTACTTTGTAAACAAAAGTAACCAGTGCACCCCCATCGAATACAGTGATCTGATTGGTCGATATGGTCTGAGTGACAGCGGTGTGCGAACAGAGATGGATAAAAAAGTTGTACTTGCTCTGGCAAACCTGCAGACCAACCACAACCTGCTGAGCCATACAcatg agtctctgctgcatgtgtgtgtacgtttgggttttgtgcacgtgtgtgaatTCCTGCTTTCTCAACCTGGAGCTCTGATGGTGATTAATTTAGCTAATAAGGAAGGAGACACTCCACTTCAGCTGGCACGGCGGACCAATCAGCACACACTGGTGCACTTACTAACACA TCCTCCAAACCCACTGATCACACCTCTTGCAGGAGTGTCTCACATTCACATCAACTCATCCCAACTTTTGCGCTTCATCCATGCCTTTGGAGTGATGTCactatcggtgtgtgtgtcagaatgtTTGTCCACTCCTCAGTTACACTCAGCCATCTTACTGCTCAGACAATGTGCTGGGAATTCTGCACTCATACACAAG attacATCATTATGTGGACATATACAGTGCAGATCAGGTCAGGAGTCTTTAACTTCag AGGATCTTCAATCAAGAGAATCTCCACACACtgctatcacacacaca GATATAATCAGCTTCTGCAGCGACCCTGAAGATGAAGAGCTGTTACTGTCTATCAGCTCAG ATGGCTCAGACATTGATGGAGCTGTGTTTAATCTCAAATCCACAGACATGCAAACG GTCCCGCTGAAGTCAACTACACTTTCCATGTTGCTTT GCTCATCAAGCCACAGCTCTCCATCACTGCTCAGCAATTGCCACAAGAACTTCACCTCACacag gaggaggAGTAACAGTGAAGGCTGTGGTCATGAGATGGTTATGAGGAAATCGTGGTCTGTGATTGGTCACTGTGTTAGTAGTTCCTCAACTCCATGCAAagtcacag TTCCTGCACCGCTGGATTATTCCGCTGAGTCGTGGAGTGCCGCTGTTGGGTTTGAATTCTCACACACGACTGACAGAAAAACTGTGAAAAGACAAGAAGTAATATATG AGCTCATGCAAACAGAGTTTCATCACGTCCAGACTCTCACGGTGATGAATGATGTTTTGAGGCGGGGCTTACTGGAAGAGGTGCAACTGGAACAGgatgtgattggtcagattttCCCATGTTTGGATGACCTCATAACTCTGCATAGGAACTTCCTGAAAGAGATGGAGAGCAGACAGCGTTCTTCAACACACCTGAGCAACAGCAAGAACTTTATCATCTACCGGATCGGGGACATACTGctacagcag TTCTCAGGTCCATCTGCAGGTCACATGATGGCTTTGTATGGAGATTTCTGCAGTAAACAATCTGAAGCactaaaaatgtataaacaacTTCAACAAAGCAACAGGAAACTGCAGCTGTATCTAAGA CAGCAGAGCACTAATTCAGTTATTAAACGCAGAGAAATTCCAGAGTTCCTGCTGCTTGTTACACAGAGAATCACAAAATATCCCATCCTTCTGGAGAGACTACTGCAGCACACcaacg GGGCTGGAGTTGAGCATGATGATGTCATGGCAGCACTGGAGGGGGTGAGGTGTGTGATATCAGGTGTTGAGCAGCATGTGGCAAAAATCCAGCGAGCACGAGAGCTTGAAGATATTATCAGTCGTGTGGACAACAAGAGCTTCACTCGTTTGAAGAATGGAGAAATCTATagcaaacacactctctcacacacaccacacacactcacacactctgctACGCTGAGTTGTAGGACTACATCTGGCAGattaagag ATGTTTTTGCACTTCTTCTCTCGGATGTTCTGATCTTCCTTCAGGAGAAAGAGCAGAAGTTCATATTCGCTGCcttg gagcaGAAGCCTGCAGTTGTCCATCTGCGTGCTTTGATCTTGAGAGAAATAGCTAATCAGGATCGAGGGCTGTTTGTCATCAGCAGTGATGCAACAGAGCCTGAAATGTAtgagatccacacacacaaccgtgAAGAGAGAGACAAGTGGATCACACTGCTGCAACACAccacagacag TTTGTCTGCTAATGAACTGAAAAATAATGAAGAGATGaactacaaaaatataaaaacactgcAAG aggctCTGTGGTCTCTAGATGTGCAGGTTTATGCAGTTCTGGAAGAGAAACTCAGGGTGTGTGTTGGGACTGTAACTCACCAGCACCtgctcatacaaacacacacacacacaccatgtggaacaacactactgactactgcACAGGCAgagg TAGTAAATctgttggtgtgtatgatgtCACTGCTGTTTGGTTATCATGAGTTTGTTCAGCACG CTAAAGACCTGAGCAAGAAACATCTAAAACAGAAGGAACCTCTTATACtaaag GTGGTGGACCGTGTGCGGAGTTTAACTCAGATCTTGTACAGCCTACAG GCTGCAGTCATTTTGCAGGACAGCGCGTATGAGGTTCAGAAAATCCTGATTGTGGAGGAAGAAACTCTGCAGCCTGACAATGATGGGAAG GTTGACGAAAGGAGTCTGTGGAATTGGAATGTGGAGCAGAGAGACAGTGATCACTCTGAAGAGATGAACAGGGTGAAAACAGAGAAGGAGGAACTGGAGGTGGAGCTTCATCAGTGGGAAGAAAGATCTCAGGCTCTGAGAGAGGAGGAGGCAGAAGTGGAGCAAGAAAGAAGGCGGATCCAGCAAGAAGAGAAACGAataaggaaagagagagagaggatgcaGAGGAAACTCCACCTCTCACAGCTAAACTCAACCAATTGCCAACACAGCCTGTCCATCATCCCACTGGacaaataa
- the LOC113640078 gene encoding rho guanine nucleotide exchange factor 28-like isoform X5: MELSRREVPLYGQARVFVLIPSQAESEEIFVVLEGSSLTHVLQTKVHILTYFITPGHNQQETVCVRAYTHARGVLRYVGVSFLKYVVDDAQEMAEYFVNKSNQCTPIEYSDLIGRYGLSDSGVRTEMDKKVVLALANLQTNHNLLSHTHESLLHVCVRLGFVHVCEFLLSQPGALMVINLANKEGDTPLQLARRTNQHTLVHLLTHPPNPLITPLAGVSHIHINSSQLLRFIHAFGVMSLSVCVSECLSTPQLHSAILLLRQCAGNSALIHKITSLCGHIQCRSGQESLTSEDLQSRESPHTAITHTDIISFCSDPEDEELLLSISSDGSDIDGAVFNLKSTDMQTVPLKSTTLSMLLCSSSHSSPSLLSNCHKNFTSHRRRSNSEGCGHEMVMRKSWSVIGHCVSSSSTPCKVTVPAPLDYSAESWSAAVGFEFSHTTDRKTVKRQEVIYELMQTEFHHVQTLTVMNDVLRRGLLEEVQLEQDVIGQIFPCLDDLITLHRNFLKEMESRQRSSTHLSNSKNFIIYRIGDILLQQFSGPSAGHMMALYGDFCSKQSEALKMYKQLQQSNRKLQLYLRQSTNSVIKRREIPEFLLLVTQRITKYPILLERLLQHTNGAGVEHDDVMAALEGVRCVISGVEQHVAKIQRARELEDIISRVDNKSFTRLKNGEIYSKHTLSHTPHTLTHSATLSCRTTSGRLRDVFALLLSDVLIFLQEKEQKFIFAALEQKPAVVHLRALILREIANQDRGLFVISSDATEPEMYEIHTHNREERDKWITLLQHTTDSLSANELKNNEEMNYKNIKTLQEALWSLDVQVYAVLEEKLRVCVGTVTHQHLLIQTHTHTPCGTTLLTTAQAEVVNLLVCMMSLLFGYHEFVQHAKDLSKKHLKQKEPLILKVVDRVRSLTQILYSLQAAVILQDSAYEVQKILIVEEETLQPDNDGKVDERSLWNWNVEQRDSDHSEEMNRVKTEKEELEVELHQWEERSQALREEEAEVEQERRRIQQEEKRIRKERERMQRKLHLSQLNSTNCQHSLSIIPLDK, encoded by the exons ATGGAGCTGAGCAGGAGAGAAGTTCCACTTTAT GGCCAGGCAAGAGTCTTTGTGTTAATTCCATCACAAGCAGAATCAGAGGAAATATTTGTGGTTTTAGAAGGTTCAAGTTTAACCCATGTTCTACAGACTAAAGTACACATACTGACCTACTTCATCACTCCAG GCCATAACCAACaggagacagtgtgtgtaagagcaTACACACATGCTAGAGGTGTGCTGCGGTATGTTGGTGTCTCATTTCTGAAGTATGTTGTGGACGATGCACAGGAGATGGCTGAGTACTTTGTAAACAAAAGTAACCAGTGCACCCCCATCGAATACAGTGATCTGATTGGTCGATATGGTCTGAGTGACAGCGGTGTGCGAACAGAGATGGATAAAAAAGTTGTACTTGCTCTGGCAAACCTGCAGACCAACCACAACCTGCTGAGCCATACAcatg agtctctgctgcatgtgtgtgtacgtttgggttttgtgcacgtgtgtgaatTCCTGCTTTCTCAACCTGGAGCTCTGATGGTGATTAATTTAGCTAATAAGGAAGGAGACACTCCACTTCAGCTGGCACGGCGGACCAATCAGCACACACTGGTGCACTTACTAACACA TCCTCCAAACCCACTGATCACACCTCTTGCAGGAGTGTCTCACATTCACATCAACTCATCCCAACTTTTGCGCTTCATCCATGCCTTTGGAGTGATGTCactatcggtgtgtgtgtcagaatgtTTGTCCACTCCTCAGTTACACTCAGCCATCTTACTGCTCAGACAATGTGCTGGGAATTCTGCACTCATACACAAG attacATCATTATGTGGACATATACAGTGCAGATCAGGTCAGGAGTCTTTAACTTCag AGGATCTTCAATCAAGAGAATCTCCACACACtgctatcacacacaca GATATAATCAGCTTCTGCAGCGACCCTGAAGATGAAGAGCTGTTACTGTCTATCAGCTCAG ATGGCTCAGACATTGATGGAGCTGTGTTTAATCTCAAATCCACAGACATGCAAACG GTCCCGCTGAAGTCAACTACACTTTCCATGTTGCTTT GCTCATCAAGCCACAGCTCTCCATCACTGCTCAGCAATTGCCACAAGAACTTCACCTCACacag gaggaggAGTAACAGTGAAGGCTGTGGTCATGAGATGGTTATGAGGAAATCGTGGTCTGTGATTGGTCACTGTGTTAGTAGTTCCTCAACTCCATGCAAagtcacag TTCCTGCACCGCTGGATTATTCCGCTGAGTCGTGGAGTGCCGCTGTTGGGTTTGAATTCTCACACACGACTGACAGAAAAACTGTGAAAAGACAAGAAGTAATATATG AGCTCATGCAAACAGAGTTTCATCACGTCCAGACTCTCACGGTGATGAATGATGTTTTGAGGCGGGGCTTACTGGAAGAGGTGCAACTGGAACAGgatgtgattggtcagattttCCCATGTTTGGATGACCTCATAACTCTGCATAGGAACTTCCTGAAAGAGATGGAGAGCAGACAGCGTTCTTCAACACACCTGAGCAACAGCAAGAACTTTATCATCTACCGGATCGGGGACATACTGctacagcag TTCTCAGGTCCATCTGCAGGTCACATGATGGCTTTGTATGGAGATTTCTGCAGTAAACAATCTGAAGCactaaaaatgtataaacaacTTCAACAAAGCAACAGGAAACTGCAGCTGTATCTAAGA CAGAGCACTAATTCAGTTATTAAACGCAGAGAAATTCCAGAGTTCCTGCTGCTTGTTACACAGAGAATCACAAAATATCCCATCCTTCTGGAGAGACTACTGCAGCACACcaacg GGGCTGGAGTTGAGCATGATGATGTCATGGCAGCACTGGAGGGGGTGAGGTGTGTGATATCAGGTGTTGAGCAGCATGTGGCAAAAATCCAGCGAGCACGAGAGCTTGAAGATATTATCAGTCGTGTGGACAACAAGAGCTTCACTCGTTTGAAGAATGGAGAAATCTATagcaaacacactctctcacacacaccacacacactcacacactctgctACGCTGAGTTGTAGGACTACATCTGGCAGattaagag ATGTTTTTGCACTTCTTCTCTCGGATGTTCTGATCTTCCTTCAGGAGAAAGAGCAGAAGTTCATATTCGCTGCcttg gagcaGAAGCCTGCAGTTGTCCATCTGCGTGCTTTGATCTTGAGAGAAATAGCTAATCAGGATCGAGGGCTGTTTGTCATCAGCAGTGATGCAACAGAGCCTGAAATGTAtgagatccacacacacaaccgtgAAGAGAGAGACAAGTGGATCACACTGCTGCAACACAccacagacag TTTGTCTGCTAATGAACTGAAAAATAATGAAGAGATGaactacaaaaatataaaaacactgcAAG aggctCTGTGGTCTCTAGATGTGCAGGTTTATGCAGTTCTGGAAGAGAAACTCAGGGTGTGTGTTGGGACTGTAACTCACCAGCACCtgctcatacaaacacacacacacacaccatgtggaacaacactactgactactgcACAGGCAgagg TAGTAAATctgttggtgtgtatgatgtCACTGCTGTTTGGTTATCATGAGTTTGTTCAGCACG CTAAAGACCTGAGCAAGAAACATCTAAAACAGAAGGAACCTCTTATACtaaag GTGGTGGACCGTGTGCGGAGTTTAACTCAGATCTTGTACAGCCTACAG GCTGCAGTCATTTTGCAGGACAGCGCGTATGAGGTTCAGAAAATCCTGATTGTGGAGGAAGAAACTCTGCAGCCTGACAATGATGGGAAG GTTGACGAAAGGAGTCTGTGGAATTGGAATGTGGAGCAGAGAGACAGTGATCACTCTGAAGAGATGAACAGGGTGAAAACAGAGAAGGAGGAACTGGAGGTGGAGCTTCATCAGTGGGAAGAAAGATCTCAGGCTCTGAGAGAGGAGGAGGCAGAAGTGGAGCAAGAAAGAAGGCGGATCCAGCAAGAAGAGAAACGAataaggaaagagagagagaggatgcaGAGGAAACTCCACCTCTCACAGCTAAACTCAACCAATTGCCAACACAGCCTGTCCATCATCCCACTGGacaaataa
- the LOC113640078 gene encoding rho guanine nucleotide exchange factor 28-like isoform X2 codes for MELSRREVPLYGQARVFVLIPSQAESEEIFVVLEGSSLTHVLQTKVHILTYFITPGHNQQETVCVRAYTHARGVLRYVGVSFLKYVVDDAQEMAEYFVNKSNQCTPIEYSDLIGRYGLSDSGVRTEMDKKVVLALANLQTNHNLLSHTHESLLHVCVRLGFVHVCEFLLSQPGALMVINLANKEGDTPLQLARRTNQHTLVHLLTHPPNPLITPLAGVSHIHINSSQLLRFIHAFGVMSLSVCVSECLSTPQLHSAILLLRQCAGNSALIHKITSLCGHIQCRSGQESLTSEDLQSRESPHTAITHTDIISFCSDPEDEELLLSISSDGSDIDGAVFNLKSTDMQTVPLKSTTLSMLLCSSSHSSPSLLSNCHKNFTSHRRRSNSEGCGHEMVMRKSWSVIGHCVSSSSTPCKVTVPAPLDYSAESWSAAVGFEFSHTTDRKTVKRQEVIYELMQTEFHHVQTLTVMNDVLRRGLLEEVQLEQDVIGQIFPCLDDLITLHRNFLKEMESRQRSSTHLSNSKNFIIYRIGDILLQQFSGPSAGHMMALYGDFCSKQSEALKMYKQLQQSNRKLQLYLRQSTNSVIKRREIPEFLLLVTQRITKYPILLERLLQHTNVCSHVGAGVEHDDVMAALEGVRCVISGVEQHVAKIQRARELEDIISRVDNKSFTRLKNGEIYSKHTLSHTPHTLTHSATLSCRTTSGRLRDVFALLLSDVLIFLQEKEQKFIFAALEQKPAVVHLRALILREIANQDRGLFVISSDATEPEMYEIHTHNREERDKWITLLQHTTDSLSANELKNNEEMNYKNIKTLQEALWSLDVQVYAVLEEKLRVCVGTVTHQHLLIQTHTHTPCGTTLLTTAQAEVVNLLVCMMSLLFGYHEFVQHAKDLSKKHLKQKEPLILKVVDRVRSLTQILYSLQAAVILQDSAYEVQKILIVEEETLQPDNDGKVDERSLWNWNVEQRDSDHSEEMNRVKTEKEELEVELHQWEERSQALREEEAEVEQERRRIQQEEKRIRKERERMQRKLHLSQLNSTNCQHSLSIIPLDK; via the exons ATGGAGCTGAGCAGGAGAGAAGTTCCACTTTAT GGCCAGGCAAGAGTCTTTGTGTTAATTCCATCACAAGCAGAATCAGAGGAAATATTTGTGGTTTTAGAAGGTTCAAGTTTAACCCATGTTCTACAGACTAAAGTACACATACTGACCTACTTCATCACTCCAG GCCATAACCAACaggagacagtgtgtgtaagagcaTACACACATGCTAGAGGTGTGCTGCGGTATGTTGGTGTCTCATTTCTGAAGTATGTTGTGGACGATGCACAGGAGATGGCTGAGTACTTTGTAAACAAAAGTAACCAGTGCACCCCCATCGAATACAGTGATCTGATTGGTCGATATGGTCTGAGTGACAGCGGTGTGCGAACAGAGATGGATAAAAAAGTTGTACTTGCTCTGGCAAACCTGCAGACCAACCACAACCTGCTGAGCCATACAcatg agtctctgctgcatgtgtgtgtacgtttgggttttgtgcacgtgtgtgaatTCCTGCTTTCTCAACCTGGAGCTCTGATGGTGATTAATTTAGCTAATAAGGAAGGAGACACTCCACTTCAGCTGGCACGGCGGACCAATCAGCACACACTGGTGCACTTACTAACACA TCCTCCAAACCCACTGATCACACCTCTTGCAGGAGTGTCTCACATTCACATCAACTCATCCCAACTTTTGCGCTTCATCCATGCCTTTGGAGTGATGTCactatcggtgtgtgtgtcagaatgtTTGTCCACTCCTCAGTTACACTCAGCCATCTTACTGCTCAGACAATGTGCTGGGAATTCTGCACTCATACACAAG attacATCATTATGTGGACATATACAGTGCAGATCAGGTCAGGAGTCTTTAACTTCag AGGATCTTCAATCAAGAGAATCTCCACACACtgctatcacacacaca GATATAATCAGCTTCTGCAGCGACCCTGAAGATGAAGAGCTGTTACTGTCTATCAGCTCAG ATGGCTCAGACATTGATGGAGCTGTGTTTAATCTCAAATCCACAGACATGCAAACG GTCCCGCTGAAGTCAACTACACTTTCCATGTTGCTTT GCTCATCAAGCCACAGCTCTCCATCACTGCTCAGCAATTGCCACAAGAACTTCACCTCACacag gaggaggAGTAACAGTGAAGGCTGTGGTCATGAGATGGTTATGAGGAAATCGTGGTCTGTGATTGGTCACTGTGTTAGTAGTTCCTCAACTCCATGCAAagtcacag TTCCTGCACCGCTGGATTATTCCGCTGAGTCGTGGAGTGCCGCTGTTGGGTTTGAATTCTCACACACGACTGACAGAAAAACTGTGAAAAGACAAGAAGTAATATATG AGCTCATGCAAACAGAGTTTCATCACGTCCAGACTCTCACGGTGATGAATGATGTTTTGAGGCGGGGCTTACTGGAAGAGGTGCAACTGGAACAGgatgtgattggtcagattttCCCATGTTTGGATGACCTCATAACTCTGCATAGGAACTTCCTGAAAGAGATGGAGAGCAGACAGCGTTCTTCAACACACCTGAGCAACAGCAAGAACTTTATCATCTACCGGATCGGGGACATACTGctacagcag TTCTCAGGTCCATCTGCAGGTCACATGATGGCTTTGTATGGAGATTTCTGCAGTAAACAATCTGAAGCactaaaaatgtataaacaacTTCAACAAAGCAACAGGAAACTGCAGCTGTATCTAAGA CAGAGCACTAATTCAGTTATTAAACGCAGAGAAATTCCAGAGTTCCTGCTGCTTGTTACACAGAGAATCACAAAATATCCCATCCTTCTGGAGAGACTACTGCAGCACACcaacg TTTGTTCTCATGTAGGGGCTGGAGTTGAGCATGATGATGTCATGGCAGCACTGGAGGGGGTGAGGTGTGTGATATCAGGTGTTGAGCAGCATGTGGCAAAAATCCAGCGAGCACGAGAGCTTGAAGATATTATCAGTCGTGTGGACAACAAGAGCTTCACTCGTTTGAAGAATGGAGAAATCTATagcaaacacactctctcacacacaccacacacactcacacactctgctACGCTGAGTTGTAGGACTACATCTGGCAGattaagag ATGTTTTTGCACTTCTTCTCTCGGATGTTCTGATCTTCCTTCAGGAGAAAGAGCAGAAGTTCATATTCGCTGCcttg gagcaGAAGCCTGCAGTTGTCCATCTGCGTGCTTTGATCTTGAGAGAAATAGCTAATCAGGATCGAGGGCTGTTTGTCATCAGCAGTGATGCAACAGAGCCTGAAATGTAtgagatccacacacacaaccgtgAAGAGAGAGACAAGTGGATCACACTGCTGCAACACAccacagacag TTTGTCTGCTAATGAACTGAAAAATAATGAAGAGATGaactacaaaaatataaaaacactgcAAG aggctCTGTGGTCTCTAGATGTGCAGGTTTATGCAGTTCTGGAAGAGAAACTCAGGGTGTGTGTTGGGACTGTAACTCACCAGCACCtgctcatacaaacacacacacacacaccatgtggaacaacactactgactactgcACAGGCAgagg TAGTAAATctgttggtgtgtatgatgtCACTGCTGTTTGGTTATCATGAGTTTGTTCAGCACG CTAAAGACCTGAGCAAGAAACATCTAAAACAGAAGGAACCTCTTATACtaaag GTGGTGGACCGTGTGCGGAGTTTAACTCAGATCTTGTACAGCCTACAG GCTGCAGTCATTTTGCAGGACAGCGCGTATGAGGTTCAGAAAATCCTGATTGTGGAGGAAGAAACTCTGCAGCCTGACAATGATGGGAAG GTTGACGAAAGGAGTCTGTGGAATTGGAATGTGGAGCAGAGAGACAGTGATCACTCTGAAGAGATGAACAGGGTGAAAACAGAGAAGGAGGAACTGGAGGTGGAGCTTCATCAGTGGGAAGAAAGATCTCAGGCTCTGAGAGAGGAGGAGGCAGAAGTGGAGCAAGAAAGAAGGCGGATCCAGCAAGAAGAGAAACGAataaggaaagagagagagaggatgcaGAGGAAACTCCACCTCTCACAGCTAAACTCAACCAATTGCCAACACAGCCTGTCCATCATCCCACTGGacaaataa